The following nucleotide sequence is from Bacteroidota bacterium.
TCCTGCAGGTCGGCAGCAGCGGGGCGCGTGACCGAGGCCGGGGTGCCATTCTCGCTGCGGATCTGAATCTTGACCGGGAAGTTCGTCACCTCCTCCTGCGTCCCCATCCCCGAGACGCGCGCCGAGTTGGCGATCTGCGTCACGACCCCGCGAAACGGAGCCTCGGGGTAGGCGTCGACCTCGATCCGCGCGGAGTCGCCGTTGACGACGTTGACGATGTCGTTCTCGTTGATGTCGACTTCCAGCTCCATCCGGTCCAGCTCGGCGATGCGCATGATCTCGGTCCCGTGCATCTGGCCGACGCCCGAGACGCGCTCGCCGAGCTCGACGTTGAGCTGGGAGACCGTGCCGCTCATCGGGGCGTAGACTGAGGTCTTGCGGAGCTGGTCGGCGGCCTGGCTGAGCGACGCCTGCGCACTGCTGACCCGGTACTCGGCCGCCTCCACGTTGGCCTTCGCCACGTCGAAGGCGGTCTGCGCCGTCTCCAGGTCTAGCTGCGCGATCACGCCGCGCTCGGCGAGCATCCGGTTGCGCTCCAGGTCGGCCTCGGCGCGGATCAGCTCGGCCTGGGCGCGCGACACGTCGGCCCGGGCCTGGAGGAGCCCGGCGCGGGCCTGCTCGCGCTGCGCGGCGTAGGCGTCGGCCTGGACCTGCATCAGGAGCTGCCCCTGCTGCACGCGGTCGCCCTCCTCGAGTTCGAGGAAGACGATCTCGCCCGAGACGTCGGAGGTGATCTTGACCTCGATCTCCGGGCGGACCTTGCCCGAAGCCGTCACGCGCTGCGTCACCGTGCGGACCTCGACCGGGGCCGTCTCGACCGCGATACCCTCGTCCTGGTCACCGCCGAAGACAGCGATCCCGGTGAAGAGCAGGGCGAGCGCGACGAAGAGGCCGAGGAGCAGGTTGCGCGTGGTGTTTTTCTTTTCAGGAGTCGCCATAGTGGTTTCGGATGTAGGGGCAGGTCTCAGACCCGCCCGTACGAGGAGAGAGCGGCCAGCCTCAGTCGAAGAGACGCGCCGAGGGGTCGAGCGTGCCGACCGCGTAGTCGAGGAGGGTGCGCTGGAAGACGAACTGCGAGACGGCCTGGGCGCGGTTGCTCTGGGCCTCGACGAGCGTCGCCCGCGCCTGGGTCAGCTCGGTCAGCGTCGAGACGCCGAGGTCGTAGCGCTCCTGCTCGGCCTCGAGGGCAGCCTCGGCCGAGGCCACCTGCCGGGCCGTCACGTCGAGCCGCTTGGCGGCGTTCTGGTAGTCGAGCCAGCCCTGGCGGACCTGGAGCGCGACCTCCTGCCGGAGGTTGTCGAGCGCGATCCGCTCGTTCTCGGCGCGGATCTTCGCCTGCTGCACCTGCGAGCGCGTCGCAAGCCGGTCGAAGATCGGGATGTTCACGCTCAGCCCGACCGAGCCGCCCCGGTTGTCGGTGAAGAACTGGTCGCCGAAGGGCGTGTCCTCGCGAGGCGCGGGGCCGTCGAACGTGAGTGGCTCGCCGCCGACGAGCACGATGTCGCCGCTTCCCGTCGTGACTGGAATCTCCGGAGCCTCGCCGACAGAGCGCGTAGCAAGGCTCGAATAACCCGAGCCGTAGCTGGCGAACAGGTTAACGGTCGGGTAGTAGCCGCCGCGCGCGACGCGGATGTCGGCTTCGGCCGCGTCGATCTGAAGCTCCTGCGCGCGCAGGTCCTCGCGCCGGTCGAGCGCCGCCGTGAGAATCTCTTCGAGGTCGATCGCGTCGGGCTGGAGTGGGACCGCGCCGAACGATGGCGCAACGAAGGTGTAGTTGCCGAACGGGTCGAGCTGGAGGACCTGGACGAGGCGCGTCTTGGCAAGCTCGAGGTCGGCCTCGGCCTGGAGGAGCGACAGCTCGCGCTGGGCGACCTGCGCCTCCTGCTGGAGCGCGTCGGCGCGGGCGCGGACCCCGCCCTCGACGAGTTGCCCGATCTGCTCCAGCTGCGCCTGGTCGGCGGCGAGGTTCTCCTCCTGGATGGCGACGAGTTCGCGGCTCAGGAGGACTTGCAGGAACTGGTTGGCGACGTTGAAGAGCACGTCCTGGCGCGAGCGGTCGAGCGAGAACTCGCTGGCCTCACGCTGGAGCCGCGCCTGCCGGAGCGACGCCTGGTCGCGGAAGCCGTTGAAGAGGTTCAGGTTGGCCGAGACCGACGCGTTGAGCTGCTCGGTCGTCTCCTGCTCCAGCTGGCCCGTCGTCTGGTCGAAGATGAGGCCGTAGTTCTGGACGGGCCGGACGGACGCGCTCACGTCCGGGAGGAACTCGGCGCGGTTGAGCGTCACGTCGAGCGCCCGCGCCTCGGCGGCAGTCACCGCCTGGCGGAGCGCCGTGTTGCGCTCCAGCCCGATCCGCAGCGCCTCGTCGAACGTGATCTCCTGCGAGGTCTGCTGAGCGTTGGCCGTGCCGGCGACGAGGAGGCCGAGGGTCAGCAGGAGGCCGAGGGGGCGGAGACGCATGGTACGAGGCGGGGCGGCAGGGACGGCTGAAAACAGAACTCGCGCCCTTTGACGGGCGGGGGCAATGCTTTGTTACAGCAGTCCGCATCGGTTTCGCCCACGAGCAGACTGCCCGCGCAGGGCTATGCTCCTATGGCTATAGCCAGACAAGCCAAAGCGATACTTGACAACAGGAAAACGTTTTCATATCCTGAATGGAAACGTTTCTACCCCGCCCCAGGCCCATGTCCGTTACGATCAAACAAGTCGCCCGCGAGGCCGGCGTCTCGATCTCGACCGTCAGCCGCGTCCTCAACGGCTCGGGGCCGGCGGCACCCGCGACGCGCGATGCCGTCCAGGGCGTCGTGGACCGGCTCGGCTACGTACCGAACGCGACCGCGCAAGGCCTCGTCCGCAGCCGCACCGACGCCGTCGGCGTCGTGCTGCCGTTTCTCACCGGCGAGTTCTACCCCGAACTCGTCCGCGGCCTCGACCTCGCGGCCCAGGCCACGGACCGCCACCTCGTCCTGCTGACCTCGCACAACCGGCCGGCCGACACGGACCGGGCGCTGCGCGCGCTCTACGGGCGCGTCGACGGGCTCGTGGTGATGGCCCCGGCCGTCCCGCTGGCCAGCGTCGCGGCAGCGCTTCCGCCGGAGCTTCCGGTCGTCTTCCTGAACGCGCCCGACGAAGAGCACGGCTTCGACATGCTCTCGACCGACGCCTACGGCGGGACGCAGCTTGCGGTGCAGCACCTCGTCGACCTCGGCCACCGGCGCATCGCCTGCCTCGCGGGCGAGGCAGGCAACCACGACGCCGAGCTACGCCTCGCGGCCTGGCGCAACGTCCTCACCGAGCACGGGCTGGCCTCGCCCGACGCGTTCGTGCTCCGGGGCGATTTCTCGCGCGAGTCCGGCGTGGCGGCCGGCCAGCGCCTCGCCGACCTCGCCCTCGCGCCCGACGGACCGACGGCCGCCTTTGCGTCTAGCGACTACATGGCGATGGGCGCGATTCTCGCGCTCGCCGAAGCCGGGCTCGTCGTCCCCCAGGACCTCGCGCTCACCTCATTCGACGACATCCCGAGCGCGGCCTACTTCAACCCGCCGCTGACGACGGTCCATCCGCACACCCACGACCTCGGCAGCCTCGCCGCCGAGTGGCTCTTCGACCGGCTCGCCGCCGACACGCCGCCGCCGCCGCGCCAGTACGTGCTGCCGGTCCGCCTGGAGGTCCGCGCCTCCTCCGGCCCACCCCGCTGACGGGGTTCCACCCACTCCCTCCTGTCCAGGTCCACACCGCCTGGAAGCGATTCCAGGACTCCCGAAACCGCCCCGCTTATCCCCACTTGCTACCTCTCGATGCCGCTCGACCTCACCCACCGCCTGCTTCTCGCGCTCTGCCTTCTCAGCCTCGCCGGCTGCGACGGGCAAGACCCCGCCCTCGCCGACGCAGCTCCTTCGGACCAAACCGCCGCCGGCACCTGGACGCTCGTGTGGCAGGAAGACTTCGACGCGCGGGACGCCGCCTTCGAGGCGCGGTGGGACGTGGGCACGCACACCTTCGACGGCAACCAGTCGCACTTCAACCCGGCCAACGTCGTGGTCGAGGACGGGCTGCTGAAGCTCCGGCTGACGGACGTGCCCTACGGGCAGCGCCAGTACTCCGGTGCCGAGCTGCGGACGGATAACGAGGACGGCTTCTTCACCTACGGCCGGTTCGAGACGCGGATGAAAGCCGCTGAGGGGCTCGGCCTCGTCTCCAGCTTCTTCACCTTCCGCTACGACCCCTGGCAGGAGATCGACATCGAGTTTCGGGGCAAGGACACGGACAAGATGCAGGCTAACCTCTATTTCAATCCCGGCCCGGAAGGCGTGCCGAACAACGGCAGCTTCAACCCACTGCCCTTCCCGCGCGACGCCGGGTTCGCGTGCGACGCCGCCGAGGAGTTCCACGTCTACGCCTTCGAGTGGGAGCCTGGGAGCGTCCGCTGGTTCATCGACGACGAACTGGTACTGGAGAGCGCCGACCCGGCGACCGTGCCGGACCTCCCGCAGCAGCTAATGATGAACATCTGGACCTCGGCCTTCCCCAACTGGCTCGGCGAGCTCGACCTGGATGCGCTCCCCGCCGAGGCGCAGTACGACTGGGTGCGCGTCTACCGCCGCACCGACCAGCCGACTCCCTGACCGCACCACCTAACACCTTTCCCTCACCGACCACGGATACTCCCTGACCCCATGTCTACTTCCCGCTTCGCTCTCTTCGCCGCAGCGCTCGCCGTGCTGGCGGTTCCGGCCGCCCAGGGCCAACTCGTCTTCGACGACTTCGACGATGGCGACTTCGCCAACGTCTTCCAGTTCAGCGAGCTCGGCGGGGCCGGGGTCGGGATCGACCTGACGACCGGGCCGGACGGCTCGAACGCGCTCCGCGCCGACATCGACCCGGCGGCGGCGGGCAGCTTTGCGGGCTTCGGCTTCACCCAGAACGGCGGCGGCACCTTCGACGCCTCCGGCCAGGCGTACTTCTCCTTCTTCATTCGCCCGAATGTCGTGGCGGCCAACACGCCGCTGGTCCTGGAGCTGAACCTGCAGGAGGACCCCGGCGGCGACGGCTTCGACCCCCTCGTCGATGACGAGTTCGAGGCTCGGTACGTCGTCGATCCCGGCGTGGCGAACTGCTGGAAGCTCGTCCAGATTCCCGTCGCCTCGTTCGCCGACGACAACTCGGTCAACGTCGGGTCCGACGACGGCTTCGACTTTTCGAGCGTGCTCAACTTCATCGTCGCCATCGGCGGCCCGGCCGGCCCGGCCTACTCGGTCGACTTCGACGAGCTCACGTTCTCGAACGACGTGCCGACGCTCGTGCAGGAGGTCGTGCTGAACGACTTCGAGGCTGACCCGACGGCGAGCGTGTTCACCTTCAGCGAGACGAACGCCGGTATCGGCGTGGGGTCGGCGGCCCCGGCCCCGGAGGCGACCGGCAGCACGCAGGCGCTCTCCATCGGCATCGACCCGGCCCAGACGGGCGCGTTCGCAGGCTACGTCATCCGGCGCCCCGCCGGCGGCTCAGTCACCACGAGCAACAGCGACTACCTCGGGTTCTACCTCCGGCCGCTCGTCGACGCCAGCAACACGCCGCTCCTGCTCGAGATCAACCTCCACGAGGACGTCAACAACGACGGGATGTACGACGGGGCGACCGAGGACGAGGTTCAGGCGACTTACCTCGTCGACCCGGACGACTCCGGGACGTGGCGCTTCGTGGCGATCCCGCTCGCCCTCTTCGCCGACGACAACTCGGTCTTCGCCGGCTCCGACGACGGGTTCGACTTCAACAAGCTCTTCGAGGTCGTCGTCGCCATCGGCGGGCCGGTTGGGACCGAGTTCGCGATCGAGACCGACGACGTGTTCTTCGGCGGCGTCGAGGAGGTGGTGCCGAACTTCAACGTGACGGCCTCGTCGGGCAGCGCTAACGTGATCGCGGGCGGCTCGTTCACCGTCAACTTCACCGTCGAGAACAACACGGCCAACCCGGTCACCGGCGACCTGTTCTTCACCGCCGCCCCGGGTGGGTTCCAGGGTCCGGTCTTCAACAACGTGACGCTGGCCGCCGGCGGCTCGGTCTCGAACAGCTACTCTCAGTTTGTGCCGTCGTTCGCGCCCGCCGGGTCCTACGTCTACA
It contains:
- a CDS encoding family 16 glycosylhydrolase, whose translation is MPLDLTHRLLLALCLLSLAGCDGQDPALADAAPSDQTAAGTWTLVWQEDFDARDAAFEARWDVGTHTFDGNQSHFNPANVVVEDGLLKLRLTDVPYGQRQYSGAELRTDNEDGFFTYGRFETRMKAAEGLGLVSSFFTFRYDPWQEIDIEFRGKDTDKMQANLYFNPGPEGVPNNGSFNPLPFPRDAGFACDAAEEFHVYAFEWEPGSVRWFIDDELVLESADPATVPDLPQQLMMNIWTSAFPNWLGELDLDALPAEAQYDWVRVYRRTDQPTP
- a CDS encoding LacI family DNA-binding transcriptional regulator, with translation MSVTIKQVAREAGVSISTVSRVLNGSGPAAPATRDAVQGVVDRLGYVPNATAQGLVRSRTDAVGVVLPFLTGEFYPELVRGLDLAAQATDRHLVLLTSHNRPADTDRALRALYGRVDGLVVMAPAVPLASVAAALPPELPVVFLNAPDEEHGFDMLSTDAYGGTQLAVQHLVDLGHRRIACLAGEAGNHDAELRLAAWRNVLTEHGLASPDAFVLRGDFSRESGVAAGQRLADLALAPDGPTAAFASSDYMAMGAILALAEAGLVVPQDLALTSFDDIPSAAYFNPPLTTVHPHTHDLGSLAAEWLFDRLAADTPPPPRQYVLPVRLEVRASSGPPR
- a CDS encoding T9SS type A sorting domain-containing protein, with amino-acid sequence MSTSRFALFAAALAVLAVPAAQGQLVFDDFDDGDFANVFQFSELGGAGVGIDLTTGPDGSNALRADIDPAAAGSFAGFGFTQNGGGTFDASGQAYFSFFIRPNVVAANTPLVLELNLQEDPGGDGFDPLVDDEFEARYVVDPGVANCWKLVQIPVASFADDNSVNVGSDDGFDFSSVLNFIVAIGGPAGPAYSVDFDELTFSNDVPTLVQEVVLNDFEADPTASVFTFSETNAGIGVGSAAPAPEATGSTQALSIGIDPAQTGAFAGYVIRRPAGGSVTTSNSDYLGFYLRPLVDASNTPLLLEINLHEDVNNDGMYDGATEDEVQATYLVDPDDSGTWRFVAIPLALFADDNSVFAGSDDGFDFNKLFEVVVAIGGPVGTEFAIETDDVFFGGVEEVVPNFNVTASSGSANVIAGGSFTVNFTVENNTANPVTGDLFFTAAPGGFQGPVFNNVTLAAGGSVSNSYSQFVPSFAPAGSYVYTVRIGQFPNVTVDAEALTINVLSPPQRVPGAALSWRVADAVWEDAAAARTADAGAYPNPFARETTIRFETAESSEVRLAVYDVTGREVAVLVQGVLGAGTHEAAFDARDLASGLYVWHLEAGSRTETGRLTRIR
- a CDS encoding efflux RND transporter periplasmic adaptor subunit, encoding MATPEKKNTTRNLLLGLFVALALLFTGIAVFGGDQDEGIAVETAPVEVRTVTQRVTASGKVRPEIEVKITSDVSGEIVFLELEEGDRVQQGQLLMQVQADAYAAQREQARAGLLQARADVSRAQAELIRAEADLERNRMLAERGVIAQLDLETAQTAFDVAKANVEAAEYRVSSAQASLSQAADQLRKTSVYAPMSGTVSQLNVELGERVSGVGQMHGTEIMRIAELDRMELEVDINENDIVNVVNGDSARIEVDAYPEAPFRGVVTQIANSARVSGMGTQEEVTNFPVKIQIRSENGTPASVTRPAAADLQEMPGRIQTLRPGMSGTVDIFTETVASAIVVPIQAVTVRDFNRLGEDADEGDSEEERTPRLVEEDLRRVVFLMEDGKAKMMEVATGIADDTHIEITHGLTGGETVIIGPFRTLRTELEADDSVYVDDEDDRRGPRRS
- a CDS encoding TolC family protein — encoded protein: MRLRPLGLLLTLGLLVAGTANAQQTSQEITFDEALRIGLERNTALRQAVTAAEARALDVTLNRAEFLPDVSASVRPVQNYGLIFDQTTGQLEQETTEQLNASVSANLNLFNGFRDQASLRQARLQREASEFSLDRSRQDVLFNVANQFLQVLLSRELVAIQEENLAADQAQLEQIGQLVEGGVRARADALQQEAQVAQRELSLLQAEADLELAKTRLVQVLQLDPFGNYTFVAPSFGAVPLQPDAIDLEEILTAALDRREDLRAQELQIDAAEADIRVARGGYYPTVNLFASYGSGYSSLATRSVGEAPEIPVTTGSGDIVLVGGEPLTFDGPAPREDTPFGDQFFTDNRGGSVGLSVNIPIFDRLATRSQVQQAKIRAENERIALDNLRQEVALQVRQGWLDYQNAAKRLDVTARQVASAEAALEAEQERYDLGVSTLTELTQARATLVEAQSNRAQAVSQFVFQRTLLDYAVGTLDPSARLFD